The following proteins are encoded in a genomic region of Nicoliella spurrieriana:
- the pyk gene encoding pyruvate kinase, whose translation MKKTKIVSTLGPASTDLDTIIKLMKAGANVFRFNFSHGDHEEHLGRMNTVHEAEKQTGKTMGIMLDTKGAEIRTTVQQGGKLDFHTGDQFRISMDDSIEGTKDKIAVTYPGLFDDVHEGGHVLFDDGILDATVDEKDAANKELVVTAQNNAVLGSRKTVDAPGVSINLPGITDKDTSDIRFGCQHGINFIAASFVRKPEDVLDIRKLLEEENMEDVQIFPKIESQEGIDNFEDIMKVSDGLMIARGDMAVEIPFENVPLVQKHLIDRCNEMGKPVITATQMLDSMQENPRPSRAEVSDVANAVWDGTDATMLSGESANGDYPVKSVQAMSKIDVKAENVFAKYGRKRPDFSNGDVTEALGHNVAQMVKDLGIKTVVTTTSTGYTARMISKYHPDANILALTFDDRVRRGLTVNWGVHPIVVEQPSSTDAMFDLAANKAVETGLAKEGDLILITAGVPVGDRGTTNLMKVQLIGSKLTQGQGVGDKTVIGKAFVANDADEANSKATDGGVLVAKNTNKDYMPAINKASAIIVENGGLTSHAAVVGISMGIPVIVGAGNATEKISDGELVTVDARRGIVYHGASSSI comes from the coding sequence ATGAAGAAGACTAAAATCGTAAGTACATTAGGTCCTGCTAGTACCGATCTCGATACTATTATTAAGTTAATGAAGGCTGGAGCTAACGTTTTCCGTTTTAACTTTTCACATGGTGACCATGAAGAACATCTTGGTCGGATGAACACTGTTCATGAAGCTGAAAAGCAAACTGGAAAGACAATGGGAATCATGCTTGACACTAAGGGTGCCGAAATTCGGACGACCGTTCAACAAGGTGGCAAGTTAGACTTCCATACCGGTGATCAATTTAGAATTTCAATGGATGATTCCATTGAAGGTACTAAGGATAAGATTGCCGTTACTTACCCTGGTTTATTTGATGACGTTCACGAAGGCGGTCACGTTCTCTTTGATGACGGTATCTTAGATGCTACTGTTGACGAAAAGGATGCTGCTAACAAGGAATTAGTTGTTACTGCTCAAAACAATGCCGTATTAGGTTCACGTAAGACTGTTGATGCACCTGGTGTATCAATTAACTTACCTGGTATTACTGACAAGGATACTAGTGATATTCGTTTTGGTTGTCAACACGGAATTAACTTTATTGCAGCTTCATTCGTTCGTAAGCCTGAAGATGTCTTAGACATCCGTAAGTTACTCGAAGAAGAAAATATGGAAGACGTTCAAATCTTCCCTAAGATCGAATCCCAAGAAGGAATTGACAACTTCGAAGATATCATGAAGGTTTCAGATGGTTTGATGATTGCTCGTGGTGACATGGCCGTTGAAATTCCATTTGAAAACGTTCCATTGGTTCAGAAGCACTTAATTGATAGATGTAACGAAATGGGTAAGCCAGTTATCACTGCTACTCAAATGTTAGATTCAATGCAAGAAAACCCACGTCCATCACGTGCTGAAGTTTCCGATGTTGCTAACGCTGTTTGGGACGGTACTGACGCTACCATGCTTTCAGGTGAAAGTGCTAATGGTGACTACCCAGTTAAGTCTGTTCAAGCAATGAGCAAGATTGATGTTAAGGCTGAAAATGTATTCGCTAAGTACGGTCGTAAGCGTCCAGACTTTAGTAACGGTGATGTTACTGAAGCACTTGGCCACAACGTTGCACAAATGGTTAAGGATCTTGGAATTAAGACGGTGGTAACGACTACTTCTACTGGTTACACTGCTCGGATGATTTCTAAGTATCATCCAGATGCTAACATCTTAGCACTTACTTTTGATGACCGGGTTCGTCGTGGACTTACTGTTAACTGGGGTGTTCACCCAATCGTAGTTGAACAACCATCAAGCACTGATGCAATGTTTGACTTAGCAGCTAACAAGGCCGTTGAAACTGGTTTAGCTAAGGAAGGCGACTTGATCTTAATCACTGCTGGGGTTCCAGTTGGTGACCGTGGTACTACTAACTTAATGAAGGTTCAATTAATTGGATCTAAGTTAACCCAAGGTCAAGGAGTTGGTGACAAGACTGTTATTGGTAAGGCTTTTGTTGCTAACGATGCTGATGAAGCAAATAGCAAGGCTACTGATGGTGGTGTTTTAGTTGCTAAGAACACTAACAAGGATTACATGCCTGCTATTAACAAGGCTAGTGCAATCATCGTGGAAAATGGTGGATTGACTTCACACGCTGCCGTAGTTGGAATTTCAATGGGAATTCCAGTTATTGTAGGTGCTGGTAATGCTACTGAAAAGATTTCCGATGGTGAATTAGTTACTGTTGATGCTCGTCGTGGAATTGTTTACCATGGTGCTTCTAGCTCAATCTAA